Sequence from the Gammaproteobacteria bacterium genome:
TTTCTACGGTTTGGTTGCTTCCACAGCCCACAAGAAATAAGACGACCCCCAAAGCGACCAGTTTTGTGAGAACATTTTTCATCTTTTTTGCTCCTTACGCACAATCACACAAAGTAATATTACGCTTTATACACGCGTTTACCCATCTAATTCAAGAACGGCGACCACGCTGGTGCGCGAATTTCGCCGTCCTTTGAATGCAAAATAGCTCGAAATCGCCCGTTGGTGGATACCGAGGCCAAAACACGCCGCCCCCTCGATACGGCAGCATATATTACCATACTCCCGTTAGGCGCGATACTCGGTGATTCATCCAATTGTGTTTCCGTCAGTGGCGTGATAAACCGGCTTTGCAAATCCATCACGGCGATATGAAACTGGCCATTAACACGGTGAACAAGCACCATCTGCTCACCAATCGAGCTAAATTTCGCACTGGCGTTATAATTTCCTTGAAAAGTAAGACGCTCAGTCTTACCGCTGGCAAAATCATAACTATAGATTTGCGGGCTTCCCCCACGGTCCGAAGTAAACACAAGTCCCGAGCCATCGGGCCACCATTCAGGCTCCGTATCGATCGCCCAATGACGTGTAATCCTCGTCAACGCCCGAGTTTCGAGATCGAGCACATAAATCTCCGGATTACCGTCCTTCGATAGCGTGATGGCTAATTTTCGACCATCCGGCGACCACGCCGGCGCACCATTAATTCCCGGAAAGTTTGACACAACCTTTCGCTCGGCTGTATACACATTTTGCACGACAATATTGCTGCGCCGACCTTCAAAAGATACATACGCTAACTGTCGGCCATCCGGTGACCAGTTTGGGCTCATAATCGGGTGCTTGGATTTCACTAAGGAAAAAGCGTTAAACCCATCCCAGTCAGCCACCCACAACTGATAGGGCCACTCGCGGCCACGCTCCACAGTCACATAAGCAATTTTTGTCGAAAATGCGCCTTTTTCACCGGTGAGCGCTTCATACACCAAATCAGCGATACGGTGGGCATACCGACGTAACCCATCGGCCGGTACGATGGCTGTGCGCGATAACAGCACATTGCCCTGCCGCTCGATCAACTCGCCGTTTATCAAAACTTGCCGTTTGGTGTCGGCGAACACATCTACCAGTGCAAAAGTGACTTCATACTCACCACTAGCCAATGCCTTGACACGACCGATCACTAGGGCTTCAACGCCTACCTTACGCCATGGTTCGAGCGCTACTTGTTCGACAGTACTTGGACGTGCTGGCAAATCCGCCAGCGGGATAGGCCGAAAACGGCCAGAGCGGCGCATGTCGCTGTTGACCACCATGGCCACATCAGTGGCGGGCACCGTGCCCTCGATCAAAAACGGGACAACGGCGATGGGACGTGCATCCTCCAAACCTTTTGTGATCTCGATTTCGATAGCAGCCCGAACATGGACAACCGTCAACAGCCAAACTATGGCCGCAACAAACAATTTGCTGGGTTTCATGTGTTAATTACCCCTTGGTTTCAGGACGCAGTGTAATGAAAATTTCGCGCAACATCCGGAAGACATCTGGATCGTCCGAGACAGGCAACGGTTCCGCTTTGCGAACCGCCACAGTGGCATCACGACAGGCGGCTGGTTCACCCTCTAGGCACTGGATATCAATCACCAACCCACCCGGTGATACACGAATTTTCAGTCGTGCATAGCTCCCGCCAATCCAGGCTCGTTCGATTTTCGCCTGAATTAAGGCTTGATAGCGCTTGAGCTCACTTTCAATCTGTTTCTGACGTTGTTGCCTTGCTGTTTCTTCAGCCAAACGTTTTTGCTCGGCTTCCAATTGTGCAGCAAGTTGCGCTTCGCGTTCTGCCTTTTCACGCGCCAAACGCTCTGCTTCCAGCCGTTTTTGCGCTTCCAATGCTTTTTTTCGAGCTTCTTCGGCCTTTTGCTTGGCTAACTTCGCTTCTCGTTCCTTACGTTGACGTTCGCGCTCAGCTTGCTTTTTCCGTTTTTCTTCTAGCGCCCGCTTTCGCGCCGCTTCGCGCGCTTTCTTCAGTTCAGCAGCGCGCTTGCGTCGAAGGCGTTCAATTTCCTTTTGTAGTCGGCGACGCTCTGCTGCTTCCTTCTCTTTTCGTGAACGTATCTGTTTGACGAGCGCCTCCACTTTTTTCTCATCCACCGCCACCGCCGTAGGAATTGCCGCCATGGCTTTTGGCACATCGGTGAGCACCACTTCCGGCAGCGCCTTCGGTTTTGCAGTTTGACTATCAAACCACCAAATGCCCGCGATCAAGGCTGCATGCAAAAGCAAGGCAAGTATCAAATACGGAAAAAGGCTCGGCTCCCTCACCGCGTCTCCTCCGGTGCCACCATCAAGTTCACTTTGTTGACGCCTGCCTGCTTGAGCGCGACAAACAACCTCACCACTTTGCCATACGGCACCCCCTCATCACCATTGACAAAGACGTCCGCCGCAGGTGTGACCTTTTTATGGGCGCGCACTAACGTCACTAATTCGGCAAGCGGCATCGGATCGCTGTGCTCACTGCCAACACTCAAATAATAACGACCTTTTGCATCGACCGTCGCTATCAAGGGTGTTTCCGCGGTCGCTGGCAAGGGCTCCCCTTCAGCATTCGGCAAATCGACTTTGACCCCTGCCGTAATAAGCGGGGCCGTAATCATAAAGATAACGAGCAGCACCAGCATCACGTCGATATACGGCACCACGTTAATTTCCGCCATGGGTTTGCGTCGTTTGCGCACTTCCATGGCTTATTTCACCTCTCCATCCGCTCGAGCATTGGCGTGTGCGCGACGATGCAGTAACCCCGTGAATTCCTCAACGAAATAACGATAT
This genomic interval carries:
- the tolB gene encoding Tol-Pal system protein TolB, coding for MKPSKLFVAAIVWLLTVVHVRAAIEIEITKGLEDARPIAVVPFLIEGTVPATDVAMVVNSDMRRSGRFRPIPLADLPARPSTVEQVALEPWRKVGVEALVIGRVKALASGEYEVTFALVDVFADTKRQVLINGELIERQGNVLLSRTAIVPADGLRRYAHRIADLVYEALTGEKGAFSTKIAYVTVERGREWPYQLWVADWDGFNAFSLVKSKHPIMSPNWSPDGRQLAYVSFEGRRSNIVVQNVYTAERKVVSNFPGINGAPAWSPDGRKLAITLSKDGNPEIYVLDLETRALTRITRHWAIDTEPEWWPDGSGLVFTSDRGGSPQIYSYDFASGKTERLTFQGNYNASAKFSSIGEQMVLVHRVNGQFHIAVMDLQSRFITPLTETQLDESPSIAPNGSMVIYAAVSRGRRVLASVSTNGRFRAILHSKDGEIRAPAWSPFLN
- the tolA gene encoding cell envelope integrity protein TolA; translation: MREPSLFPYLILALLLHAALIAGIWWFDSQTAKPKALPEVVLTDVPKAMAAIPTAVAVDEKKVEALVKQIRSRKEKEAAERRRLQKEIERLRRKRAAELKKAREAARKRALEEKRKKQAERERQRKEREAKLAKQKAEEARKKALEAQKRLEAERLAREKAEREAQLAAQLEAEQKRLAEETARQQRQKQIESELKRYQALIQAKIERAWIGGSYARLKIRVSPGGLVIDIQCLEGEPAACRDATVAVRKAEPLPVSDDPDVFRMLREIFITLRPETKG
- the tolR gene encoding protein TolR; its protein translation is MEVRKRRKPMAEINVVPYIDVMLVLLVIFMITAPLITAGVKVDLPNAEGEPLPATAETPLIATVDAKGRYYLSVGSEHSDPMPLAELVTLVRAHKKVTPAADVFVNGDEGVPYGKVVRLFVALKQAGVNKVNLMVAPEETR